The Chitinophaga lutea genome contains the following window.
GCCTTGCGGCATAAGGAGATCGCCTTTTCGTAATTGTGGTGTTCATTGGTTTCTTCCAGCGCCATCGTCAGCAGCTGATCGGACGACAGCAGCCCTTTCCGCTGCGCGGACACATCCGCGGCCGTCAGCATCAGCCCTAAACAAAAGACGTAGATCATTCTGTGGTTCATCGCACTACACGTTTTCATGATTATTTACACGCGGGTTTTACCTGTTGTTTGAATCCTTTTCGCTGCATGTTTCCCCAGCCGTGTTTTTTACCTGTGAGCTGGTAGAAATATCCTTTGATCGAAAAGAACAACACCAGTGGATGATAGATCAGCGGTTCCAGGAAGGCCATCAGGCAAAGGCCCGCCACGTCTTTCCAGCTGCGGTAGTACTGGAAGGTGAATTGGTCCCACAGCACCGCCAAAGACGATATCAGCACCGAGAAGGTGTAGATGAACAACAGCAGGATCACCGCAAAATCCCAGTTGATGATGTTAAAAACGATGATGTAGATATAATACAGGATCCCGGTGAATTCAATCACCGGCGCCAGCAGTTCGAAGAGGAAATTGTACGGGAACACCACGAGCCCCAGCCTTTTGTATTTCGGGTTGAAGAGCACGTGCCGGTGTTTGCCGAATATTTGCATGAGGCCACGGGCCCAGCGCGTGCGCTGGCGGCCGAATACTTTCAGGGTCGACGGGCCTTCCGTCCAGCACAATGTTTCGGGAATATACCGCACCGCGTATTCCTGCTTTTGTTCGCACATGTATTTGCACATGCGTATCACCATGTCCATATCCTCGCCCATGGAAGCGGGATCATATCCGCCGGTTTTAATGAGGATTTCCTTGTCGAACAATCCCAGCCCGCCGGATACGTTCGGTACGGCGTTGATGAACGTCCAGCCCATTTTCCCGAGCACGAAAGAGCGCACGTATTCCATTTCCTGGAACCGCGGCAGCAGGTCTTCCGGCGGGTGTACGGCCGTGAGCATGCCGGCATCCGTTTCGCAGGAATTGGCCATGCGCAGCGGGGCGCCGGTGGCGATCACTCTTTTTTCTTCGTCCATAAACGGGCGTATCAGTTTCAGCAGGGTATCGCGGTTGAGGATACAGTCCACGTCCGTATTGAGGATATAACCGAAAGCCGCAGCGTTGATGCCGGCGTTGGCCGCGTCCGCCTTGCTTTTACCGTTCTCTTTGTCGAGCACCAGCAATTTGGCGTAAGCGGGATTGGCGGATTTGAAGAAACGTTTCACCGGTTGCGAAAACAACTGCGGATGATAGGCATAGTCGATTTCCGAGAGGTCGAACTCGCGGATAAGTTTTTCGAGCGTATCGTCGGTACTGCCGTCGTTAACGATGATCACCTCAAAGCGCGGATAGTTCAGGGCAAGCAGGGAACGTACGTTCGAGATGATGGTAACGCCTTCGTTATACGCGGGCGCCACTACGGAAATGCCCGGTGTAAGCGGAGACTCCACCAGGGTGATGGTTTCCCTGATCCTGTTTTTCCAGGCGTACCGCCGGATGGCGATCAGCGAGAGCGTTGAGAGTAAGGTATAAAATGCAAAGAGGCATACGCAGTAAAAGAACACCGAGTGCTCATAAAATCTCACGATATGCTCCCAGATGGTATGCTGCATCAGAATTTGATTGAAGGGTTGAGACTGTGCTGGAGAATGACATGCTGCATGCCCACGCTTTCGGCCTGCAGGTCCCACAGCATGGGCTGCGCCAGTACATCGTGGTGGACGATTGAACGGGCGGCCTGCTTTTTCAGGTCGAAGTCCTGCGCGTGCAGAAATTCCTGTTTCAGGAATCCCAGTTGTTTGCCCGAGCCGATGCGGCCGAGGGCTTTTAGGATCTCACTTTTGCAGGACTGGGGCTGGGTGGGGTACATAGCCACCAGCGCTTCTTCCGTTTCTTCGGCCATCAGCTTGCCCAGGCTGTTGATGGCAAGGGCGCGCAATTGCACGTCGTCCGACGGCAACAGGCGGCTGATGGCCGGTATTGCTTCGTATTGTTGAAAGTGCGCCGCCATTTTGAGAGAAAACGAGATAACAGTTGGATGGAAGGCCGGTTGGATCCATTGCGCGAAGGAAGGGGCGGGCAGGTCCTTCCGTTGTGAAATCACCCGGAACAGTTCAAACTGTTCCCAGGGCAGCAATGGTGTGTCGATATTTGAAAAGAAGTCGAGCGGATGCTGCGCGGAACATTTCGCCAGGTAACAGCGGGCCATTTCGCGTACATAGCGGTGGCTGCTGGTGGTCATGGGCAAAACGACGGCTTCGTCCACGATGATTTCCATATTGAACAATTCGCTGAGGGCTTCCACCACCAGCGGCGGATGGCCGCTCCGGAGCTTTTGCAGCGCTTGCTCGTGCAGCCCCAGCGCTTCGTACAGCTGGCGGAACGCGGCGGCAGACACGCCGGAGAAATTACGGCGGTAGTGCAGTATTTTCTGCACCACCAGCTTCCGGGCCCAGGCCCGGTGGAGGGGTAACTGCCGGAAAGCCGCTACCGGCAACTCCGGGGGCTCCGTTGCGAGAATGCACTGCATCATATATTCCAGTATCAGCGCATCTATCTGTACCGATACCGGTTTATTCCGGCGGTCCCTGTAATATTTCAAGCCCCTGGACAGCATCAGCCCCAGGTAAGCCAGCAGGGTGCCGGCAATGGCGATCAGAGAAACGATAATGGCAGACTGGATGAAAAGCGGCAGATAGGCAAAATCTTCCCTTACCTCCAGCAACCAGGCTTGCACCCACTGAAAGATTGACACCATAAAAAGAAATAAGCAGAATTATTGAATCCCCTGTTTTTTGAGTAGCAGCCTGTTCACCCGCGAAATCAGCTCGCTGGGCGTCACCGGCTTTTTCAGATAATCGTCCGCACCCAGGTTGAAGGCATCCTGGATGGTTTTTTCATGCGCCACCGACGACACGACCATCACCGGGGTATTCCCCTGCAACTCGTTCATCTTCAGTCGGCTGATCAGTTCCATGCCGCTCGCAAATGGCAGCATCAGGTCGGTGATAATCAGGTCGAATTGTGTTTCCTGCAAAAATTTAAGCGCGTCTTTTCCGTTCTGCGCAATCGTAATCGTGTGCCCCTGCTTGCTCAACATTAATGTAAGCGCGCGGCACATGAGAACGTCATCCTCAATAACCAGTATTCTAGGCATACTTAGTGGTTTAGGCTAATGAAATGTTAATAGGTCAAATTTCTCTGCGTTCGTTCACTGCAAAACAGAGCAGGATTTAAAAGGATGGTACAAAGAGGAGATATCAGCGTTCCCTGATACCCGGTTGCAGGATGTGGTTAAAATTATTGAGTAGAAAAGTACTTTCGGGCCAGCCTGTCCCCTAACTTACTAAATTCATGCCAAAATATTGCAGTGGCAGTCATTATAACCGGAATGTATATGTGAAATTTTTATACATTGAAAGGTGTTGCAACAAAAAAAGAAGCGGCCTTGCCACATTGATACTGGCAAGGCCGCTTCCGTTCAATAATTTATCCGCTGTGCTATTCGGCTTTCAGTTTGATGAGCGGACTGTTGTGCGTGGGTTCCAGGCCGGCCGGTGCGGGCAATGTGATTTTCAGCATATAATCGCCCTTTTCCACCGGTACCTTCACCGGTATCACCACGCTGTCTCGCTGCAGCGCTTCGGCCAGCGGAAGCGTTCCCCGAACGGTTTCATTGCCGCTTTTTCCGTTCCAGAGCATATACCCCACCGTAGGGGGCATATTGGCAGGCCCTATCTGCACCGGCGCATCATATCCGTTTTTCACACCCAGTTTCAGAAAAAGCGTATCACCACCCCGTCCGGTTAATCGGGTATGCACGGGCTCGAACTGGATGAGCTGGTAGGAGTAATACGGCGAATCGGTCCGGTAAAACAGGAGGCCCTGGGTACGTTGCAGGCTGTCGCCTTCGGGAATGTACGGCCGGTGGTTCGACACCAGCAGGATGTTTTTGCCCCAGAGCGATTCTTCGGTATGCCAGTAGTTGTACTGGCTCCTGCGGGCGAAAACACTGTTGATGCTATACGAAACGCCGCCGGCGTAGAACATGTATTTGGAAGGGGATTGGTAGCTGCTCACAAACACCACGGGCCTTCCGGCGGCTTGCTGCGCGAGCTCGGCCGTCCAGGTTTTGTTGTGATGTATTTCTGGGCGGATCTCCACGCCGGGCGCAAAGTCCCACACCATGTACACCCGCACCACCAGCACCAACAATAACGATAGCCACCAGGTTTTTTGCAGCACCTTCGCGGAAAAACCCTGTCGTACAATACCCTGGTGCGCGAGCACCATCAACGGGGCGAATATCATCACGGTCCAGTTGGCTTCCACGCGGCCTTTGAAAGTGCTGAGCAGGAAAAAAGCCAGCACGCCCACGAGGCTGAATTTCAGCGCCCGCTCAAAACTGTTCTGCACCTGCGCGCGGAACGCATAATACAGCAGCAGCCAGCCCACCAGAGGACCGAAGAGCAATATCTGGCCGGCAATATAATCGAGCGAAAAACTGATGTCGTAGGCCGATGCATTGCGTTCCACCAGGTGATATTGCAGGGAAGGGAAGTTATGCGTGTACTGCCAGTACAGGTGCGGGAAGAACAGCAGGGAGGTGACCACTACCGCCACATAAAAGCGGTACAGCCTCAGCAGGTGCAGGTTCGACAGCACCGTAAAAAACACCAGCAGCACGCCGTGGTATTTGCTGTAAAACATCAGCGCCATGCTGACCGCGAGCAACAGGGTATTTTTCCAGCTCTGCGACGCCAGGAAATTGCGGTAGAGATAAAAATACAGCGTGGCGAAAAATATCAGTGGTATGTCGGGTACGGCCAGGATGCCGCCTACCTGCATAGCGCCCATGCCGGCGAGGATGAGATAAAAAACGACGTTGTTTTTCCGGGGTATCAGCCGGTCTACGAGCAGCAGCGTCAGCACGTTGAGCACCACCATGCCCAGCCGCACACCCAGTTCGTTAGGAAAGAGGGCGTAACCGAGTTTGATGAGTATGGCGATCATCGGCGGATGGTCGAAGTACCCCCAGTCGAGGTGGCGGGAGTATACCCAGTAATACGCCTCATCGTCCATCAGTTCGGTGAACGAGGCCTGTAAAACGGCCAGTAGGGCCCATAGGGCGATGACGCCGTATTTATACTGGTTTTTGGTCAAAAAGCGGATCATGTCCGCGAAGATAATTAAAGGATCA
Protein-coding sequences here:
- a CDS encoding HEAT repeat domain-containing protein; the protein is MVSIFQWVQAWLLEVREDFAYLPLFIQSAIIVSLIAIAGTLLAYLGLMLSRGLKYYRDRRNKPVSVQIDALILEYMMQCILATEPPELPVAAFRQLPLHRAWARKLVVQKILHYRRNFSGVSAAAFRQLYEALGLHEQALQKLRSGHPPLVVEALSELFNMEIIVDEAVVLPMTTSSHRYVREMARCYLAKCSAQHPLDFFSNIDTPLLPWEQFELFRVISQRKDLPAPSFAQWIQPAFHPTVISFSLKMAAHFQQYEAIPAISRLLPSDDVQLRALAINSLGKLMAEETEEALVAMYPTQPQSCKSEILKALGRIGSGKQLGFLKQEFLHAQDFDLKKQAARSIVHHDVLAQPMLWDLQAESVGMQHVILQHSLNPSIKF
- a CDS encoding ArnT family glycosyltransferase — protein: MIRFLTKNQYKYGVIALWALLAVLQASFTELMDDEAYYWVYSRHLDWGYFDHPPMIAILIKLGYALFPNELGVRLGMVVLNVLTLLLVDRLIPRKNNVVFYLILAGMGAMQVGGILAVPDIPLIFFATLYFYLYRNFLASQSWKNTLLLAVSMALMFYSKYHGVLLVFFTVLSNLHLLRLYRFYVAVVVTSLLFFPHLYWQYTHNFPSLQYHLVERNASAYDISFSLDYIAGQILLFGPLVGWLLLYYAFRAQVQNSFERALKFSLVGVLAFFLLSTFKGRVEANWTVMIFAPLMVLAHQGIVRQGFSAKVLQKTWWLSLLLVLVVRVYMVWDFAPGVEIRPEIHHNKTWTAELAQQAAGRPVVFVSSYQSPSKYMFYAGGVSYSINSVFARRSQYNYWHTEESLWGKNILLVSNHRPYIPEGDSLQRTQGLLFYRTDSPYYSYQLIQFEPVHTRLTGRGGDTLFLKLGVKNGYDAPVQIGPANMPPTVGYMLWNGKSGNETVRGTLPLAEALQRDSVVIPVKVPVEKGDYMLKITLPAPAGLEPTHNSPLIKLKAE
- a CDS encoding glycosyltransferase family 2 protein, which codes for MQHTIWEHIVRFYEHSVFFYCVCLFAFYTLLSTLSLIAIRRYAWKNRIRETITLVESPLTPGISVVAPAYNEGVTIISNVRSLLALNYPRFEVIIVNDGSTDDTLEKLIREFDLSEIDYAYHPQLFSQPVKRFFKSANPAYAKLLVLDKENGKSKADAANAGINAAAFGYILNTDVDCILNRDTLLKLIRPFMDEEKRVIATGAPLRMANSCETDAGMLTAVHPPEDLLPRFQEMEYVRSFVLGKMGWTFINAVPNVSGGLGLFDKEILIKTGGYDPASMGEDMDMVIRMCKYMCEQKQEYAVRYIPETLCWTEGPSTLKVFGRQRTRWARGLMQIFGKHRHVLFNPKYKRLGLVVFPYNFLFELLAPVIEFTGILYYIYIIVFNIINWDFAVILLLFIYTFSVLISSLAVLWDQFTFQYYRSWKDVAGLCLMAFLEPLIYHPLVLFFSIKGYFYQLTGKKHGWGNMQRKGFKQQVKPACK
- a CDS encoding response regulator transcription factor, which translates into the protein MPRILVIEDDVLMCRALTLMLSKQGHTITIAQNGKDALKFLQETQFDLIITDLMLPFASGMELISRLKMNELQGNTPVMVVSSVAHEKTIQDAFNLGADDYLKKPVTPSELISRVNRLLLKKQGIQ